In a genomic window of Rhopalosiphum maidis isolate BTI-1 chromosome 4, ASM367621v3, whole genome shotgun sequence:
- the LOC113547872 gene encoding myotubularin-related protein 9 isoform X1, with protein MEFADKIRIPKLNGVTMRGPHISNTSTGTLVITGHHLIFSSRSEDVELWILNRNIDIVERKLNTITLKCKDFRIIVFDMPYIEQATSVAASIESLIMTDEADYLHHMFSNKSNEYRSPFDVQSQCEQLVAGDTMWRISQVNKSYRVCSTYPELTVVPSNVDDTMLIASAKFRQNGRFPVLSYRHEKGSVLMRSSQPLVGSSSKRCKQDERVINSVLGPGKRGYIIDTRSVANATNAKARGGGFEMEAHYPQWRRVNSALERHNVLLDSLSKIVEACNDTTCTIERWLNKLNGSEWLSHVKDTLNAACLVAQCLNKERASVLVHGSESTDATLVLISLTQLILNPECRTIVGFESLIEREWLQAGHPFETRHKSGCYNAARSKVSSSSSSKIFHHGSGATFLLFLDCTWQIHNQFPCCFQFSTNFLSSLVDHSYCSDFSTFYGNCESDRKNNPCGKPNLWSHFDQKIDEIINPLYLHTNNVIWPSVAPFSIELWRDLYLRWSIDQTHQKKYKKSIDDLIKRNKELKVLATKLRNEAQESGNKST; from the exons ATGGAGTTTGCTGATAAAATTAGAATTCCAAAGTTAAATGGTGTGACCATGAGAGGTCCGCACATATCCAACACTAGTACTGGGACACTAGTCATTACTGgtcatcatttaatattttcatcaagATCTGAGGATGTTGAACTATGG attttaaatcgtAACATTGACATTGTAGAGAGAAAACTAAATACCATTACTTTAAAGTGTAAGGACTttagaattattgtttttgatatgCCATATATTGAACAAGCTACCTCTGTTGCTGCTTCTATTGAATCACTCATAATGAcag atgaagcagATTATCTACACCatatgttttcaaataaaagcAATGAATATCGTTCACCATTTGATGTACAATCCCAATGTGAACAATTAGTTGCTGGTGATACTATGTGGAGAATATCTCAGGTCAATAAATCTTATAgg gtttGTAGTACTTACCCAGAATTAACTGTTGTTCCATCCAATGTTGATGATACCATGTTGATTGCTTCTGCTAAGTTTCGACAAAATGGTCGATTCCCAGTTTTGAGCTATCGTCATGAAAAAGGC AGTGTGCTAATGAGAAGCAGTCAGCCTTTAGTTGGTTCAAGTTCTAAACGTTGTAAACAAGATGAACGTGTTATAAACTCTGTACTTGGTCCTGGAAAAAGAGGGTATATAATTGATACCCGTAGTGTTGCAAATGCTACTAATGCCAAAGCTCGTGGAGGTGGATTTGAGATGGAAGCTCACTATCCTCAGTGGAGACGAGTAAATTCAGCTCTTGAACgccataatgttttattggaCAGCTTGTCAAAAATAGTTGAAGCTTGTAATGATACAACATGTACTATAGAACGATGgcttaacaaattaaatgggAGTGAATGGTTGTCCCATGTTAAAGATACATTAAATGCAGCTTGTTTAGTAGctcaatgtttaaataaagagCGAGCTTCAGTTTTGGTACATGGATCAGAGAGCACAGATGCAACATtggtattaatatcattaactcaattgatattaaatcCAGAATGTCGAACAATTGTAGG atttgaaTCACTAATTGAGAGAGAATGGCTTCAAGCAGGACATCCATTTGAAACTCGCCATAAAAGTGGTTGTTATAACGCAGCTCGTTCAAAAGTATCTTCATCATCTTCATCAAAAATTTTTCATCATGGATCAGGAgccacttttttattatttttagattgtaCTTGGCAAATACACAATCAATTTCCATGCTGTTTTcagttttcaacaaattttttatcatcacTTGTTGATCATTCATATTGTTCAGattttagtacattttatgGTAATTGTGAGTCTGATCGGAAAAATAATCCATGTGGAAAACCAAATCTATGGTCACACTTTGATCAAAAAAtcgatgaaattattaatcctctatatttacatacaaataatgtaatttggcCTTCTGTTGCTCCATTTAGTATA gAATTATGGCGAGATTTGTACTTAAGATGGTCTATTGATCAAACACaccaaaaaaagtataaaaaatcaattgatgACTTAATAAAACGGAATAAGGAATTAAAAGTCTTAGCTACAAAACTACGCAACGAGGCTCAAGAGTCTGGTAACAAATCTACAtag
- the LOC113547872 gene encoding myotubularin-related protein 9 isoform X3 — MEFADKIRIPKLNGVTMRGPHISNTSTGTLVITGHHLIFSSRSEDVELWILNRNIDIVERKLNTITLKCKDFRIIVFDMPYIEQATSVAASIESLIMTDEADYLHHMFSNKSNEYRSPFDVQSQCEQLVAGDTMWRISQVNKSYRVCSTYPELTVVPSNVDDTMLIASAKFRQNGRFPVLSYRHEKGSVLMRSSQPLVGSSSKRCKQDERVINSVLGPGKRGYIIDTRSVANATNAKARGGGFEMEAHYPQWRRVNSALERHNVLLDSLSKIVEACNDTTCTIERWLNKLNGSEWLSHVKDTLNAACLVAQCLNKERASVLVHGSESTDATLVLISLTQLILNPECRTIVGFESLIEREWLQAGHPFETRHKSGCYNAARSKIVLGKYTINFHAVFSFQQIFYHHLLIIHIVQILVHFMVIVSLIGKIIHVENQIYGHTLIKKSMKLLILYIYIQIM, encoded by the exons ATGGAGTTTGCTGATAAAATTAGAATTCCAAAGTTAAATGGTGTGACCATGAGAGGTCCGCACATATCCAACACTAGTACTGGGACACTAGTCATTACTGgtcatcatttaatattttcatcaagATCTGAGGATGTTGAACTATGG attttaaatcgtAACATTGACATTGTAGAGAGAAAACTAAATACCATTACTTTAAAGTGTAAGGACTttagaattattgtttttgatatgCCATATATTGAACAAGCTACCTCTGTTGCTGCTTCTATTGAATCACTCATAATGAcag atgaagcagATTATCTACACCatatgttttcaaataaaagcAATGAATATCGTTCACCATTTGATGTACAATCCCAATGTGAACAATTAGTTGCTGGTGATACTATGTGGAGAATATCTCAGGTCAATAAATCTTATAgg gtttGTAGTACTTACCCAGAATTAACTGTTGTTCCATCCAATGTTGATGATACCATGTTGATTGCTTCTGCTAAGTTTCGACAAAATGGTCGATTCCCAGTTTTGAGCTATCGTCATGAAAAAGGC AGTGTGCTAATGAGAAGCAGTCAGCCTTTAGTTGGTTCAAGTTCTAAACGTTGTAAACAAGATGAACGTGTTATAAACTCTGTACTTGGTCCTGGAAAAAGAGGGTATATAATTGATACCCGTAGTGTTGCAAATGCTACTAATGCCAAAGCTCGTGGAGGTGGATTTGAGATGGAAGCTCACTATCCTCAGTGGAGACGAGTAAATTCAGCTCTTGAACgccataatgttttattggaCAGCTTGTCAAAAATAGTTGAAGCTTGTAATGATACAACATGTACTATAGAACGATGgcttaacaaattaaatgggAGTGAATGGTTGTCCCATGTTAAAGATACATTAAATGCAGCTTGTTTAGTAGctcaatgtttaaataaagagCGAGCTTCAGTTTTGGTACATGGATCAGAGAGCACAGATGCAACATtggtattaatatcattaactcaattgatattaaatcCAGAATGTCGAACAATTGTAGG atttgaaTCACTAATTGAGAGAGAATGGCTTCAAGCAGGACATCCATTTGAAACTCGCCATAAAAGTGGTTGTTATAACGCAGCTCGTTCAAAA attgtaCTTGGCAAATACACAATCAATTTCCATGCTGTTTTcagttttcaacaaattttttatcatcacTTGTTGATCATTCATATTGTTCAGattttagtacattttatgGTAATTGTGAGTCTGATCGGAAAAATAATCCATGTGGAAAACCAAATCTATGGTCACACTTTGATCAAAAAAtcgatgaaattattaatcctctatatttacatacaaataatgtaa
- the LOC113561338 gene encoding very-long-chain (3R)-3-hydroxyacyl-CoA dehydratase hpo-8-like: protein MAVTKGKTNKKINPVVNTYLFAYNFIQVLGWSYLLFQIVNFYMNPPKSQSLWDVVKYTVGIFQNAAFIEIFNVASGLVKSNLAVTTQQVLSRVAIVAAIAFIPETSGSPGLPLALTAWCFAEITRYSYYGFNIIGYIPYLITWARYTFFYVLYPVGVSGELLVYWTSLGYVGRTKMWSIEMPNKLNIAFSLWTAIAIVMLVYIPLFPQMFMHMVYQRKKTLGSPETKKVQKKVQ from the exons ATGGCGGTGACCAAGGGAAAaacgaacaaaaaaattaatccggtggtaaatacatatttgtttgCATACAATTTCATCCAAGTCTTGGG atggagttatttgttatttcaaattgttaatttcTATATGAACCCACCCAAATCTCAATCATTGTGGGACGTCGTAAAGTATACGGTTGGAATTTTCCAAAATGCAGCGTTCATTgag attttcaATGTAGCTTCTGGTTTGGTGAAATCAAATTTGGCAGTTACTACTCAACAAGTTCTGTCTCGTGTAGCCATTGTTGCTGCTATAGCATTTATACCAGAGACATCGGGCTCACCGGGTTTACCACTAGCCTTAACTGCTTGGTGCTTTGCAGAAATTACCAGATACTCATACTAtggtttcaatattattggttatatcCCTTATCTAATTACTTGGGCAag gtatacattcttttatgttttatacccAGTTGGAGTTAGTGGTGAATTATTAGTATACTGGACATCATTAGGATATGTAGGAAGAACCAAAATGTGGAGTATTGAAAtgcctaataaattaaatattgcatttagtTTATGGACTGCAATTGCCATAGTTATGCTGGTTTATATACCAC tattcccTCAAATGTTTATGCATATGGTATACCAAAGGAAGAAAACACTCGGAAGCCCAGAAAccaaaaaagtacaaaaaaaagttcaatga
- the LOC113547872 gene encoding myotubularin-related protein 9 isoform X2, translated as MPYIEQATSVAASIESLIMTDEADYLHHMFSNKSNEYRSPFDVQSQCEQLVAGDTMWRISQVNKSYRVCSTYPELTVVPSNVDDTMLIASAKFRQNGRFPVLSYRHEKGSVLMRSSQPLVGSSSKRCKQDERVINSVLGPGKRGYIIDTRSVANATNAKARGGGFEMEAHYPQWRRVNSALERHNVLLDSLSKIVEACNDTTCTIERWLNKLNGSEWLSHVKDTLNAACLVAQCLNKERASVLVHGSESTDATLVLISLTQLILNPECRTIVGFESLIEREWLQAGHPFETRHKSGCYNAARSKVSSSSSSKIFHHGSGATFLLFLDCTWQIHNQFPCCFQFSTNFLSSLVDHSYCSDFSTFYGNCESDRKNNPCGKPNLWSHFDQKIDEIINPLYLHTNNVIWPSVAPFSIELWRDLYLRWSIDQTHQKKYKKSIDDLIKRNKELKVLATKLRNEAQESGNKST; from the exons atgCCATATATTGAACAAGCTACCTCTGTTGCTGCTTCTATTGAATCACTCATAATGAcag atgaagcagATTATCTACACCatatgttttcaaataaaagcAATGAATATCGTTCACCATTTGATGTACAATCCCAATGTGAACAATTAGTTGCTGGTGATACTATGTGGAGAATATCTCAGGTCAATAAATCTTATAgg gtttGTAGTACTTACCCAGAATTAACTGTTGTTCCATCCAATGTTGATGATACCATGTTGATTGCTTCTGCTAAGTTTCGACAAAATGGTCGATTCCCAGTTTTGAGCTATCGTCATGAAAAAGGC AGTGTGCTAATGAGAAGCAGTCAGCCTTTAGTTGGTTCAAGTTCTAAACGTTGTAAACAAGATGAACGTGTTATAAACTCTGTACTTGGTCCTGGAAAAAGAGGGTATATAATTGATACCCGTAGTGTTGCAAATGCTACTAATGCCAAAGCTCGTGGAGGTGGATTTGAGATGGAAGCTCACTATCCTCAGTGGAGACGAGTAAATTCAGCTCTTGAACgccataatgttttattggaCAGCTTGTCAAAAATAGTTGAAGCTTGTAATGATACAACATGTACTATAGAACGATGgcttaacaaattaaatgggAGTGAATGGTTGTCCCATGTTAAAGATACATTAAATGCAGCTTGTTTAGTAGctcaatgtttaaataaagagCGAGCTTCAGTTTTGGTACATGGATCAGAGAGCACAGATGCAACATtggtattaatatcattaactcaattgatattaaatcCAGAATGTCGAACAATTGTAGG atttgaaTCACTAATTGAGAGAGAATGGCTTCAAGCAGGACATCCATTTGAAACTCGCCATAAAAGTGGTTGTTATAACGCAGCTCGTTCAAAAGTATCTTCATCATCTTCATCAAAAATTTTTCATCATGGATCAGGAgccacttttttattatttttagattgtaCTTGGCAAATACACAATCAATTTCCATGCTGTTTTcagttttcaacaaattttttatcatcacTTGTTGATCATTCATATTGTTCAGattttagtacattttatgGTAATTGTGAGTCTGATCGGAAAAATAATCCATGTGGAAAACCAAATCTATGGTCACACTTTGATCAAAAAAtcgatgaaattattaatcctctatatttacatacaaataatgtaatttggcCTTCTGTTGCTCCATTTAGTATA gAATTATGGCGAGATTTGTACTTAAGATGGTCTATTGATCAAACACaccaaaaaaagtataaaaaatcaattgatgACTTAATAAAACGGAATAAGGAATTAAAAGTCTTAGCTACAAAACTACGCAACGAGGCTCAAGAGTCTGGTAACAAATCTACAtag